gtcacggattcgaaccccgttgaagtcctgaattttgcaggcttctttacgcaattgctaaaattgcgttcataactcgAGGATCatgatagcttcacttgaacaCATAACATATATTCGGAATGACTaagacaaaaatggaaaaaggcGGATTTAAGCCCTATTCATTGCAAGGGCCTTGTTTTTCTTGGATAGGTATCTTCCTATATAATTCGGCGGTGGTAGGATGAATGATGTCCCAGGAGGGGCCTGTCATAGTACCTACATCTTACTAACAAATTGCGGGGCCGAACGGCAAGTTAATAAAAAAGTCTAGATTCCTTGAATCGCAAACGGGATTTTTGCGGCTTTATGTGTCCTTCATTTTCCAGACAGATGACAAGTCAGTTTGTTGTGCATCACTGAGTCAAAAAAATGGTTGGATGCTGATAAACGGAACCTTGAAGTGGTTTTTCTGTGAATTTGGCTTTGTATATTTCTCTATCATGCGTTTATTGGCTCAATTTCTTCTCTTCCTTTAATTACATATTTGTTCATGAAGAGTCATATTAAATGTACATTTAAAATATCTGAACATCACCCACACAGATTTGTGTCTTTCTAGGTGTATTGACATTAATTGACAAGGAGCACGAAGCCAAAAAAAAGATGACACTTCATAAAGACATTTGAAAGGCATTGCATTTTTTCAGACGCTACTTTCGAGAactctgttttctttcctttcaactTTAACCCCAGGAGATTCATGAAGAGCGCTGTCGAATTCCTCTCGAGGGCTTCGATGTAACATTCTTGGTCCAGCTACAACAATTCCGATTGCTCCAATAGGCGATGTTATGAGAATAACAAGGACAGCAATCGTCAAAATCTGTCATAAcatatgaaataaaacaaatcagTTTAATAGGCAAGTAAAGTTACGTTAACTACCTGGGCTAGTGATAATGAACTCTTCAAAAAAGACGATGACAACGCGGGTACACCCCCACCCCGAGGGGTAAGGCCAACTGGTAAAAAGGAAGGAGGTATTCGCCgattaaattaaaagaaaaaaaaacaatcctAAAGGGCACCAAAAGCTCGTTTTGTTGTTGTCAGAAGCAAAACGTTTCAAACTAGAAGTCATATCAAAACTTGATGACGCAAGATCGACGCGCtaacgtgaacaagatggaataacgGCGAACTtacatatatttaacaattattcaccgatattcaccgaggCTAAGGTGAGTAATTGAATATGGGTGTAATTACGTAGGTGATCatttgattatttgaaaaatatccaTTTTCTTTAAAGCAATTCATTTATTCGTCACCTcaacaaaacggcttgcggccattttgaaaaaaccgcttACACTGTAGGTGACtatcgcgtaataatcacctcaaatGTAACCAATCAACGctgagaattttcaataatcacctatgtaattataccagaagctcatgaccttgaagcgtttaactctggttcagagctagTTTTTTTTGCGTTTAAacatttccttatttggatgtaaagGCATTTTaccgcgtgcagcttcgatcttatttttgtccatatttgggcacaAAATTGGTGTCTTAGAATCCctagctttgttccaaggaaaagagttgcaaattACACGCTTCATGTGTTTCTGATTACACTTAATATACATATTCAACCTGTATTCCATACTCTTCTTCAATCTGTCCAGTAAATCCTTTCTGTCGTGCTATGTCCAAGGAAACAGAACCAATGGCAGCCTGAATCAATTAAGTTAAgagacaaattaaaaattatggTGATAAATGGGAAAAGGTCACGAGCATTTATATGTGAATCACAAGGAGAGCAGTGCAaggtgttttttcttttattgcatTTGAATGCAAAGTGATTGGCTGAAATATCAGGTCATGTAGCAGATTTCGTCACGTAAAATTTGATTGGCTTGCTATAAAGAAATCGAAAATAGGAGACCAAGGAGTAGAAACGATGACTTAGAAATCAGACCAATAGAAGTTGCtacaatttcaaaaaatatGTAACTTACGAGAGCTGATACACCGCCCAAAAAAATCTAGAGCCTTTTTTTACCGTTAGAGGTAACACAATCAGTCAATGTTAAGTCCTatctttaaggtggctcaaactggtttcaataatttggagggaatgtgctattagaaagattaactctacaacacctTTTCacttatggtaccatatgaaacaacaATAATTGCTTAATAAGACGCACAAATTGGTGTGACGTAATAAaaaaccatggcaacaaaagaaccatctaaaaacgccctatattttcTGTTTAAACGCTTGTACAGTATCTCAAAAATCAACTTTGGTGACCCCCatcttttattgctgaaaagtgattagcaggctaagatgaaacgctctgcaaagtttaaaaattctctggagcgtaatcagagccaccttacaattttccagttgtcaaggtggctatgaatctgccccagagaattttttttgaaactttCCATAGAGTTTTATCCTAGATTAATATGCGGACAATGACAAACGCATTTTTGCGATGTTTGTCCGCATTTCAATCGCATAATGCTATGTAATAAGGCGTTACGATCTATTTTTATCAATTGTGGAAAATGTCACTTAAGCAGCGACAACGGCGActacaacgagaacgtcacaaattgcaTATtgagtgggcaaaaacaatagcacgccctgcacgtgcgtttttcacttttgtccatttctttcccgtcgtctgcaaaacaacaacgtgaaatagccaaatttgaggttttatgaaagGACGTCAAAACATGaatataaattttcattttctcccctaaattaagcgccctTGCGACCAGTGTCATTCATGAGGAACTATCACACATTTcatcatattaaaaacgttcaGATAATCTGACCTGCGATCGGGCGTTTTTTCTTTAGAGAAGGGGCGAAAAGTCTCTCCTTGGCCGAAATGACACGTAAGGAGCAAGGGTATGATTTCAGGCTAGAAACAAGAATTTATATTGTGAGAGgatgttctcgttgccgtcgctgtcgTCGTTGCTTGttagagaccttaagatctacgacggcgacgacgaagaaaacgtcactttacaattttaaaacatAACTTTGCATTATCATAagagtctttcgcgattattccatctcgttcacgtcctacaatttgggcgaagtatcctaaaacgAAATTGCCGGGTTCGACGGGTTTCAGATTGAAAATAGAGCCTCAAAGAAAGATTTtttgttgcatgctcacgttgtcgccaACACCTCAGGTGTTTTGCAGAGAACCGCTCATCTCTAATGGGAAAAATCATGCTttgggaccgttcatttttatgaggtggggggggggggggggggggggagggagggaagggggCTAGTGGGATTTAGGGGGGAGGGCATGCGAAAAAAAACTGCTTTCGAGGGGGGCATGCCAAAAAAAATAAGGCAAAAAGGGGGGACACGTGAAATATTTTAGTAAAACTTTGAAATGGcataatattttaatatttaaaaaatgctaTAGAACAAACGTAGAAGGCAGGATACAAATTTATTACAAACTTTCCTTCTGCTTTCAAATAACTTTGACGACAACAACTATTTGTAGCCACTAAAGAGAACTTTAAACACTGTTATTTTCTAATGCAACTCTTACTGGcactcatcttcatcttcactgTCGTAGAGCTCTACTTCGCTGCTTGTGCTGCTACAGAAGTCACTTTTCAGCAATGCTTTAATTTCAGTCAGAGTGTACTCTTCAGGGTACATTAAGGTATAAATATAGTCTCTGACTTGCTGCTTAAGGTTGGTGGTGATTCTGCTTCTTGCAGCATTGGTGAACTAATTCCCTTCCAAGAGCTGTGCGATGTATGGCCCATCTCGTCTAAATAACGATGTGGCAACATCCTCAACTTTAATACACTCTTCCCGGACGGCCAGCCTAGGGGGGTACACAATGCATTGGGGAAGATCACTGGGCAAGAGAATTAGACCATTGAAGTGGCAGGATGGTTTTATCTGACCCAGAGAGCGTTGCTTCATTTGCAGATAAGTTTATTATCAAATCAAAGTTTGTGGTGGATTATCTTCAGCATCTTGTCGTGCTggaatttaaaaggaaaaagaaagcagAAGAAAAGGCAAAGGAAAGTAGGGAGGCAAAAGATAAATCACATGAGGATTATCCTTGGACTGTGCTGTGCGAAGATGTAACGAAGCTTAAAAAGCTACCTGTTCCAGAACTAAACAAGTACTTAAACCACCACAGGCTGAAGCAGCATTTGAAGAGCAGTAAGAATGAGAAAGTAAAGGCAATTGTAAGACATTTATGCTTGCAGCAGAGGAGCCCTCTCAGAGCTGGCCAAGCAACACTGAGAAATGCCAGCACATTGAGACAAGATGATAACAGGGCAAGCGCTGACAGCAGTGAAACCGATGAAAGTGACAATGATGAGTATGACAGTGATGCCATTGACTCTGGGGGAGATGACTCAAGTGATCTGTAGTATAGGGATTGTAAATATTGTCTTCATAGTGAGCACAATAACGTGAAGTAGGGGAATAACAGAGaatataaaaaagttaaaatcttGAGAGGGGGGTAATTTTTTTGGATGGGGGAGTCCATCCGAAAAAATTACCGCTacaaggaagggggggggggggaggcatGTGAAAAAAACTGGTAAGCTGaggaggggggggagggtggggcCATCCGATTTTTTAATGGTGCTTCCCAAATCCCACCAGCCCCTCTCCCttataaaaaatgaacggtcccttagAAATATAAATGTTGTtctgtgaagacaagttaacagggaatacagctcactttcggTCGCCGACCGCGTTTCATAAACGTCGCGTGCTTGAGCTCCCTATTTTGGGCGCAGACGAAGTACAGTGTAATTGAAAGTTCATAGCAGCGACGACTGCGTGCAAACAATCTCGAGTTCTATTGTACTGATTATTTATTTCGCacccaatagaccatttccgagttcatgtctgcctcctcttcaaagcgagtctaagtgcaaagtttttctgatggtaattagttctaccttacttatgaataaaaactaattttcataaaaaaaaggaggcagacatgaactcggaaatggccaaaaTATATTATAATCTATATAGTTTAGACCCTACCTGCACTGTAGCTTTTGGCAGCCATGAAATGGCAATAAACAGCCTCTCTTTAAAGTTGAGGTCATTTCCAAGTAAACCGAGATAGGTAGTGACGAGTCGAATTATCAGACTGATGACAAGATTTGCGATGCCCATTCCTgcagaataaagaaataaagagACAGACAACATTAGCAAATACCAAGCCGAAGGGTCCTGACGCCCTTATCAAGTTGAGAGATGATAAAAGtaattgtgaaaaataagtgTAGCTCATGGAGGATTTCAATGATAGATAATATATCTGAATATATGCAATTTCACGCAAATAGCCTTGCTTAGATAGAATTCGAATGGACATGGAGACCAGGTGACAGTATTATTAGCATTATACATTGTACAATAAACAGTCAAACGTACCTCCAAGCAGTTATTGTCACCTTGTCTCACTCGGATAGGGTTCTGTCCCaatacaaaacacaggtcacaagccacaagtcatttttttgccaacacagaaacaaccctaaccgtttatcaatgctaacattaggcctaaaaactcttgtttaggcctaaggttaacttaaatgaatgtttaagattctttctgtattggtaaaacaatgacctttgactTGTGACCAGTGACCTGTTCCTAGTGTGACATTCCATAAATTATCtctcatttaaattttctgaGAGTCACTTTAATCATCTCTGAACATACGTGTAGcttaattttattgttggttTTTGCTTATGCATTATCAAACCTACCTGTATACTTACATAAGCaataaatttaaacaataaaGAGGTTTTGGTTTTGCAGTGAGCAATGTCGAGTATTTTCAGAATGAGACTCACCAACAACCTTTGTGTTCATGTAAGCTACACTGACTTCAGCCCCAACAAGACCAAACAGCAAAGGTTCAAACAACTGCCAAACAAGGGACATCACCATAGCAACTGGAGCCTGACCGACAAAGACAATTAATAGATATCCCTTAAAACAATTTACATTTTATGCTTTCAACATATTTACAGAATAATTTGAATAGTTCTTGTCCAGATAATAAACTAATGCTAATAGGAATACTCTGCATTTTTTCACTCAAGTGATTGGCCACAAAACAGAAGGAAGCATTTGCATTTGAGTTGACCAGCAGGATTTCTGttggacaccaacatggctgccgggTGTTTGTTGAGGGGCACAAACATGGCAGCCATCACATCATCTGAAAACTGAGAATGGATTCACACTCTGGCAAATGGGGAACCTCTTGGAGTGAAGGGGTCAACAAATtttcacaattattattattaggcgAAGGCAacgtgaatatcggtgaatcaAAACTAAGGCACTTTAGATGataattaactttgaaaaatatgcatttttttatttaacaataatattaagtTTTTCGTCTGTCTATTCCTCAAAATgacttgcggccattttgaagattatcgcgtaataatcaccaCAAGTGCAGCCAATCagcacagagaattttcaataatcatctatgtaattatactaaaatgGAATGTTCCTTGTATCCAATAAACAATGCAGACAACTAGAAAAACAAAGTATTACAGATTGCCTGAAAAGTCAACTGTAGTAAACCTCAGCAAAACTTGGTCCTTAAtgcacaatgaaaaaaaaaaatttttttttgaaaaaaagaaacagctatAAGCACTTTAATTCCACATTCAATGTCAGTGCTTTAACAACCCCTACATGTAAGTGCAAGCCGCAGGAAGACTCCCACTTAACCCCAGGCAATAAAAAGTTACCATTCAATTGGCTTCTTACAAGTACATTTTCAACTAATGACCACGTCACCTTTTCCAATTCCTGCTAATTGAGATACACTGTAAATGtagttattaaattctcaacctcggataatgcaattcgcgtgctctgattggttcatataccttagtttgaccttatatggtaaatgattgtgcttagcgttgctaaactaactTTTTTAtgccagaaagcaaaatttctcttggtataaagcaaaagaaaaacgtttttgtggaaagtttggatcaatttcgaagcttagaagtacgtgaaaaggtaagcaatgtttttgtgatgagcctgagTCTGTCTGACCGCTAgatattacacaacattgcatcttcatcaagctttttcaattttgctggattttctcccttttttgctcgtatttcgtacttccaaacttttggagtttaaagagttaattttaataaaacaattattctatttgcgcttgttggatatgagactggttatagctaaCTTGGCActatgcgcctcgttggctatttaccatctcatatccaacacgctCGTGGAATAATAATTTGTTAAGTAGCTTCAACATGTGACTGTTACACTTAAAATTTACACTATGTCCAGAAAATGCAGGGAATTAGATGCAAGCCCAATTTTGATTACCAACACAAAGTGTTCCATTAATTAAGTCTAAGGACTTGCATTTTTCATTATAAAATAAGATTTGAAATGATGGTAAATTTAAATagctgcatgtacatgtactacatGTATTTCGTCAATATCAAGAAACACATTAAATATTATCGTATAtaattgaaggaaaaaaggtaAAGGAAATACAAGGCACAATAGGACAAACGCTGTGTGTGAAAATATGTACCAATACTAATAGCTTTTTCCAGTTGTGATGAAAGTGAACTGTAGACAACATTTGGGCAATCAGGAGTACCCTAAATCAGGTTAATGGATTGATTGAAACTCGGCCTACATGTGATTGCAGAGATGATAGGTGCAGTTGATCGACACAAGGTCTGCATCAAATACCATGAGATAGTCACTAAGTGGTAAGGACAATATTCCCGGGTGGTCACACCAATTCCTTATTAGTACAGACTTTAAACTTTGGTGAACACATGGAATCAGTTTAATTTTCGTTTGGATAGGGCATACACCAATGTACATGAATGTGGTCTTAATTCGTTTAATTCTCTATTAATTAGACTATAAAACTGTATAGGCCCTTTACGCAAATTGCTTTctctaaaataatattgttgcaACTTGTTAACATGTAGTTCATTTATAACCCTTTTACCCCTGAACTGGCCTAAACCAgacatacttagtattttactatgtctaacgccagacgcttttacttgtcaatggggaacccgcaggagtcaatgggttaatattcATTTGCTAGTTGGAATGTGGTTCCAGTTGTGCATACCACAATTAGGCCAATCCTGGATTACTggaaatttaaattaattactGTCTATTTACTTTTAAAGCAAGCTTCCTTGGGATTTTTAGCCTTTAATTATGCCTTTCATATaagcttttgttttccttcagcataaaattGTGTTGTTAATACTCTTTCAACATGCAAGATTCAAACCTTGTTATGTACTACTTAAAAGCGGATATTTAAAGTTAATCGGCCTTTGACCAACTACATGTACGTCACAGTGTAGCCCCTGAAGATCAAAGACtttgaaaagagaaagaaaagttCATGCACATGTAGAATGGCACAAAAAATAAGGCACTCTTTCACACTAGCTTCTAATAACAGCATACTTGGTTTTACTGCAAACCTTTCCTATGGGAGTCCATCCATAGGCTGCAACTGTTGACATGGTTAGCACACCCAGAGCTCCTGCACCAGAGAATTTTGCTACATTACTACCAAAAACAGaaagaagtgaaaaacacaGCAGTATCACAAGTCTGTTGTGAGGAAGATTAACCTgtagagagaggaaaaaaaacgtGTCCATATTATACCAGCAAAATCTAAGAATGTTaaaagaaactacatgtacacgtaATACTAGTATTATTGTTTTTTAGACCACCAGATCGAGATTTAAACATTACTTTTTAAAATAAGCTCATTCAAAACAGTGATAATTATCTGTAAAGCCTTGCCAAAGAAATCAACGTGCAACAACTGCCAGCAAACTACTGATCAGAAGCTGGGACCGTCAAAAAAATAGTCACACTCTTAGTTACATTttagtaaaataatattataataattattaattactaAAAGTGCAAATGGTACATGTACCTTAAGTACAATGTCATGTAACTACTACAAACTGTATTTGCTATCAACAGCAATTTGCAGCCATTTATACTTTGAGGAACCtctcattgtacatgtacaaattgCAACAACAACAGTGGAACGTTAATTTAACAAACTTCTGTAAAAACAAAGTCCCGATAAAGTGTACCCTAAATCTCTCATCCCTTAATAACACTTTCCTAAACAAGGATCTCAATGTAATTTTGTCCTGTTATTTTTCTCCTTTAAGTTAGTAGTCACTCTGATCGACATACAGTATACAAATATAAACCATTAAGGCCGAAAATTACAAACCAATGAATTGAatggtgtctgacacttgcagccTGCAGACCTCAGGCTcagcagactaaccctaaatcacagttattgaaagctaaccattctaaaatgggtgcttagacttataaatactgtttatcagcacaaGTTTTAGGCAGTctacaaggctgtgctctacGGAAAATTTCTGGGAGCCCTTTGcagctggggtgcccagccctccaagttggtcgcctgaattaattaattatttatttatttaattatctgAAATCAGCAACGCAGGAAGATCTTCATCCATCTttctctcaaaaaaaaaaacattgctgtTACTACTCTGGTGATCGTCAAactcgctagtgcaagaaaaCCCCGCAACCCGTCAAATTTTTCACGCCATACTTGGCAATGCCACCAATGTTTTcaggtttaaaagtgaaaaagtaaagattgcggcagttttatgtaaaaacgtttgggtctaatacaggtaaacgtttttactggttagttgggttaaaaatgaattttcaagacgtgaatcaatgccgcttgattctcgtggagcttttgtgaaaactgccgtgaaacaaaaaccaccGCGACCCAAAaggtatcaatttttttttttttgagcaagtcatcttgatttggacgaaaatcattgctacaggacagaactaaagcatttttttcttattatcagtaaaatgttttaatagtggaatgagctttttgtggattcggtcAAAGCGCCAGTTACagcgttatttgtttagggcatGCAATGGTTTGTCACAAACTAAAGACAACGcgggattgctctgtttctaaaacaacaaaaaataacataatatCTTTCCTTTATTCTTATTTCGTTATATCATATACTGGGGAAAGACAACCATAACCTAAAtgtattttagccaagcagccgcaaaaaatcgtaaaaatattaaatttgcatataCTGCGATTCCCGGgttcatacaaaagtaaattgcaCCGCTTCGCCGGCCGTGCTTTACcgctgtcagagcagaagtaacaactctttttaaaactataaccaagagatgccaaactccacgttccaaatttaatgctatttttttgagaaagaatcGAAATTCGTGCGGCCGCCGGTCGTCACGTGCAAAGTCACGGtttatgttacatgtgaaattatGTGGAACGGCCTTTGAACCGACTGTTTCGCACGAAGaataaacattttctgagaCGTTTCGTGAACTGTAACTACCAGCATATTAAATTGTTTAGCCGCTTTATCTGCTGGAAATACAATAAACCAGAGTGCCCAGTCGGGCGACCGGGAAATTTTTATCGCTCGCTCGAAACCAAATGTTAGTCACCTCAGGCGACTgggcgccgttagagcacagccttggtcTACAGTCTGGAATC
Above is a window of Montipora capricornis isolate CH-2021 chromosome 6, ASM3666992v2, whole genome shotgun sequence DNA encoding:
- the LOC138052214 gene encoding sodium/hydrogen exchanger 9B2-like isoform X1 produces the protein MLYLAEIYLNVRGINLARSIDKRWSSTLRSMALVIILIRSGLGLNTSALRKLKFTLARLAFLPCIFEAVSAAVLVHFLLDMKWLWAFQLGSFVQAAVSLAVVIPCLLELQDQHYGVNKGIPTLVMAAASFDNVFCISAFGVCLGIAFDSGNLIFSIFRGPIELLLGITVGCLVGVLCWFVPNKNENVNLPHNRLVILLCFSLLSVFGSNVAKFSGAGALGVLTMSTVAAYGWTPIGKAPVAMVMSLVWQLFEPLLFGLVGAEVSVAYMNTKVVGMGIANLVISLIIRLVTTYLGLLGNDLNFKERLFIAISWLPKATVQAAIGSVSLDIARQKGFTGQIEEEYGIQILTIAVLVILITSPIGAIGIVVAGPRMLHRSPREEFDSALHESPGVKVERKENRVLESSV
- the LOC138052214 gene encoding sodium/hydrogen exchanger 9B2-like isoform X2, with protein sequence MAAASFDNVFCISAFGVCLGIAFDSGNLIFSIFRGPIELLLGITVGCLVGVLCWFVPNKNENVNLPHNRLVILLCFSLLSVFGSNVAKFSGAGALGVLTMSTVAAYGWTPIGKAPVAMVMSLVWQLFEPLLFGLVGAEVSVAYMNTKVVGMGIANLVISLIIRLVTTYLGLLGNDLNFKERLFIAISWLPKATVQAAIGSVSLDIARQKGFTGQIEEEYGIQILTIAVLVILITSPIGAIGIVVAGPRMLHRSPREEFDSALHESPGVKVERKENRVLESSV